A single Anabas testudineus chromosome 10, fAnaTes1.2, whole genome shotgun sequence DNA region contains:
- the LOC113160845 gene encoding protocadherin alpha-2-like has product MAARKQWDNIGGWIFTLLCLCDWSVAQISYTISEEADKGTAVGNLAKDLNLNVQRLESSGLRITSGYNKQYFDINHESGVLFVSERVDREELCPNTVKCSLNLEATLSNPRSLHRIEVVISDINDNAPSFLEETISIDMSESSYVGERHPLPRAHDADVGVNSVKTYKLNPNDYFSLDIQNTGDQSVSAELVLQKALDREKQTVIELTLTAIDGGKPPRSGTLQILVNVLDVNDNSPLFSKTLYKVQVAENTNIGTTLLTLTATDLDGGVNSQLVYSFSERRLSNIDDKFSLDENTGEITVKGNINYEENQAYEIRVQARDKGTPPRSAHSKVLVEVIDVNDNAPEISVSSLMSPVKEDAEIGTSVAMVTITDKDGGRNGVTNCEITGSVPFKLKSNYKNYYSLLVDGPLDRESVSQYNVSITAKDEGTPSLSTTSIVTVHVSDVNDNPPRFPEPLVNIYVKENSPVGTTIHTLTTLDSDLNDNAKSTFNLLNSSPKNTQIASMVNINSETGDIVSLQSFNFEELKTFQFKVQATDSGVPPLSSNVTVNVFVLDENDNSPSILAPYSEHGSVNSESIPYSAEAGYFVAKIRAVDADSGYNALLSYHLSEPKGNNLFRIGTSTGEIRTKRRMSDNDLKSHPLVVLVSDNGEPSLSATVSIDVVVVESTADIQTPFRHVPIKEESFSDLNLYLLISIVSVSLIFLLSLITLIAVKCHRTDGTFSRYSAPMITTHPDGSWSYSKATQQYDVCFSSDTLKSDVVVFPAPFPPVDAELISINGGDTFTRTQTLPNKDKVRKANISFHMLNNFELQLN; this is encoded by the coding sequence ATGGCTGCTCGGAAACAATGGGATAATATCGGTGGCTGGATTTTCACTCTGCTTTGTCTGTGCGACTGGTCCGTGGCTCAGATATCCTATACCATTTCAGAGGAGGCGGACAAAGGGACAGCGGTGGGAAATCTCGCTAAGGATTTAAACCTCAATGTGCAACGTCTGGAATCGTCGGGTCTTCGGATCACGTCGGGGTATAACAAGCAGTATTTTGACATAAATCATGAATCTGGAGTACTTTTTGTTAGCGAGAGGGTAGATCGGGAGGAGCTTTGTCCCAATACGGTAAAGTGCTCTTTAAATTTAGAGGCCACGTTGAGTAACCCTCGCAGCCTCCATCGAATTGAAGTTGTAATATCTGATATTAATGACAATGCCCCCTCTTTTCTAGAAGAAACTATTTCAATTGACATGTCTGAGTCTTCATATGTAGGAGAAAGACATCCACTGCCTAGAGCTCATGATGCAGACGTGGGTGTTAACTCGGTAAAGACTTACAAATTAAATCCGAATGATTATTTCTCTTTGGATATACAAAACACTGGTGACCAGAGTGTGTCTGCTGAGTTAGTGCTGCAGAAAGCATTAGATCGAGAAAAGCAGACTGTTATTGAACTCACTCTGACTGCGATAGATGGTGGGAAACCTCCCAGATCCGGGACTTTACAGATCCTAGTAAACGTGCTGGACGTAAATGACAATTCGCCCTTGTTTagtaaaacactgtacaagGTGCAAGTggctgaaaatacaaatattggCACAACTTTATTAACTCTGACAGCTACTGATTTAGATGGTGGTGTCAATAGTCAACTTGTGTATTCGTTTAGTGAAAGGAGGCTCTCTAACATTGATGACAAATTTTCCCTGGATGAAAATACTGGAGAAATCACTGTAAAAGGAAATATTAACTATGAGGAGAATCAAGCATATGAGATCCGTGTTCAAGCACGAGATAAAGGAACTCCTCCCCGCAGTGCACATAGCAAGGTTTTAGTCGAAGTTATTGATGTCAATGACAATGCACCAGAAATCTCGGTATCATCACTCATGAGTCCAGTGAAAGAAGATGCCGAGATAGGCACATCTGTTGCTATGGTGACTATTACAGATAAAGATGGAGGTAGAAATGGTGTGACAAACTGTGAGATAACAGGTTCTGTACCATTTAAGTTGAAATCTaactataaaaactattattCTTTGTTAGTAGACGGGCCTCTTGACAGGGAAAGTGTTTCCCAGTATAATGTATCAATCACAGCTAAAGATGAGGGAACTCCTTCTCTGTCCACCACCAGCATCGTTACTGTCCACGTTTCAGACGTGAATGATAATCCTCCTCGATTCCCTGAACCTCTGGTTAATATCTATGTGAAGGAGAACAGTCCGGTTGGAACTACTATTCATACACTGACGACGTTAGATTCAGATCTAAATGATAATGCAAAATCAACTTTTAATTTACTCAACAGTTCTccaaaaaatacacagataGCTTCAATGGTTAACATCAACTCAGAGACAGGAGATATAGTCAGTTTACAGTCTTTTAACTTTGAGGAGTTGAAGACGTTTCAGTTTAAGGTTCAGGCCACAGACTCTGGTGTTCCTCCGCTCAGCAGCAACGTGACTGTCAACGTTTTCGTCCTGGATGAGAACGACAACAGTCCCTCGATTCTCGCTCCCTATTCTGAGCACGGCTCCGTTAACAGTGAGAGCATCCCCTATTCTGCTGAAGCGGGATACTTTGTGGCAAAGATCAGGGCTGTAGACGCAGACTCTGGATACAACGCGCTGCTCTCTTATCACCTGTCGGAGCCCAAAGGGAACAACCTGTTCCGGATCGGAACCAGCACCGGAGAAATCCGGACTAAGAGGAGGATGAGtgacaatgacctgaaaagtCACCCGTTGGTGGTGCTGGTTTCTGATAACGGAGAACCCTCCCTGTCAGCTACTGTGTCTAttgatgtggtggtggttgaaAGCACAGCTGACATCCAGACTCCGTTCAGACATGTTCCGATAAAGGAGGAGAGCTTCTCTGATTTGAACCTGTACCTGCTGATCTCCATTGTGTCGGTGTCGCTCATCTTTCTGCTGAGCCTCATCACTTTAATAGCTGTCAAATGTCACAGGACAGACGGCACCTTCAGCAGGTACAGCGCCCCCATGATCACCACCCACCCTGACGGGAGCTGGTCTTACTCGAAAGCTACTCAGCAGTATGAcgtgtgtttcagttcagacacGCTCAAGAGTGACGTAGTGGTTTTCCCCGCCCCGTTTCCGCCTGTAGACGCGGAGCTGATCAGTATTAACGGAGGAGACACTTTTACCAGGACTCAGACTTTACCTAACAAAGACAAGGTAAGGAAAGCCAACATTAGTTTTCACATGTTAAATAATTTTGAACTACAGCTTAACTGA
- the LOC113160846 gene encoding protocadherin alpha-2-like, which produces MINRQKPGILSLSSKPRWLLGKQWDKIGGLFFTLLCLCDWSVAQISYTISEEADKGTAVGNLAKDLNLNVQRLESSGLRITSGYNKQYFDINHESGVLFVSERVDREELCPNTVKCSLNLEATLSNPRSLHRIEVVISDINDNAPSFLKETTTIDMYESSYVGERHPLPIAHDADVGVNSVKTYKLNPNDYFSLDIQNTGDQSVSAELVLQKALDREKQTVIELTLTAIDGGKPPRSGTLQILVNVLDVNDNSPLFSKSLYKVQVAENTNIGTTLLTLTATDLDDGVNSQLVYLFSETGRLNLDDKFSLDENTGEITVKGNIDYEENQAYEIRVQARDKGTPPRSAHSKVLVEVIDVNDNAPEISVSSLMSPVKEDAEIGTAVAMVTITDKDGGRNGVTNCEITGSVPFKLKSNYKNYYSLLVDGPLDRESVSQYNVSITAKDEGTPSLSTTSIVTVHVSDVNDNPPRFSEPLVKIYVKENSPVGTTVHTLTTLDSDLNDNAKSTFNLLNSSPKNTQIASMVNVNSETGDIVSLQSFNFEELKMFQFKVQATDSGVPPLSSNVTVNVFVLDENDNSPSILAPYSEHGSVNSESIPYSAEAGYFVAKIRAVDADSGYNALLSYHLSEPKGNNLFRIGTSTGEIRTKRRMSDNDLKSHPLVVLVSDNGEPSLSATVSIDVVVVESTADIQTPFRHVPIKEESFSDLNLYLLISIVSVSLIFLLSLITLIAVKCHRTDGTFSRYSAPMITTHPDGSWSYSKATQQYDVCFSSDTLKSDVVVFPAPFPPVDAELISINGGDTFTRTQTLPNKDKVS; this is translated from the exons ATGATTAACAG GCAAAAACCAGGAATTCTGTCTCTATCGTCTAAACCGCGATGGCTGCTCGGAAAACAATGGGATAAAATCGGTGgcttgtttttcactctgcttTGTCTGTGCGACTGGTCCGTGGCTCAGATATCCTATACCATTTCAGAGGAGGCGGACAAAGGGACAGCTGTGGGAAATCTTGCTAAGGATTTAAACCTCAATGTGCAACGTCTGGAATCGTCGGGTCTTCGGATCACGTCGGGGTATAACAAGCAGTATTTTGACATAAATCATGAATCTGGAGTACTTTTTGTTAGCGAGAGGGTAGATCGGGAGGAGCTTTGTCCCAATACGGTAAAGTGCTCTTTAAATTTAGAGGCCACGTTGAGTAACCCTCGCAGCCTTCATCGAATCGAAGTTGTAATATCTGATATTAATGACAATGCCCCCTCTTTTCTAAAAGAAACAACTACTATAGACATGTATGAGTCTTCATATGTAGGAGAAAGGCATCCACTGCCCATAGCTCATGATGCAGACGTGGGTGTTAACTCGGTAAAGACTTACAAATTAAATCCGAATGATTATTTCTCTTTGGATATACAGAACACTGGTGACCAGAGTGTGTCTGCTGAGTTAGTGCTGCAGAAAGCATTAGATCGAGAAAAGCAGACTGTTATTGAACTCACTCTGACTGCGATAGATGGTGGGAAACCTCCCAGATCCGGGACTTTACAGATCCTAGTAAACGTGCTGGATGTAAATGACAATTCGCCCTTGTTTAGTAAATCACTGTACAAGGTGCAAGTggctgaaaatacaaatattggCACAACTTTATTAACTCTGACAGCTACTGATTTAGATGATGGTGTCAATAGTCaacttgtgtatttgtttagtGAGACGGGGCGTTTAAACCTTGATGACAAATTTTCCCTGGATGAAAATACCGGAGAAATCACTGTAAAAGGAAATATTGACTATGAGGAGAATCAAGCATATGAGATTCGTGTTCAAGCACGAGATAAAGGAACTCCTCCCCGCAGTGCACATAGCAAGGTTTTAGTCGAAGTTATTGATGTCAATGACAATGCACCAGAAATCTCGGTATCATCACTCATGAGTCCAGTGAAAGAAGATGCCGAGATAGGCACAGCTGTTGCTATGGTGACTATTACGGATAAAGATGGAGGTAGGAATGGTGTGACAAACTGTGAGATAACAGGTTCTGTACCATTTAAGTTGAAATCTaactataaaaactattattCTTTGTTAGTAGACGGGCCTCTTGACAGGGAAAGTGTTTCCCAGTATAATGTATCAATCACAGCTAAAGATGAGGGAACTCCTTCTCTGTCCACCACCAGCATCGTTACTGTCCACGTTTCAGACGTGAATGATAATCCTCCTCGCTTCTCTGAACCGCTGGTTAAGATCTATGTAAAGGAGAACAGTCCGGTTGGAACTACTGTTCATACACTGACGACGTTAGATTCAGATTTAAATGATAATGCAAAATCAACTTTTAATTTACTCAACAGTTCTccaaaaaatacacagataGCTTCAATGGTCAACGTCAACTCAGAGACTGGAGATATAGTCAGTTTACAGTCTTTTAACTTTGAGGAGTTAAAGATGTTTCAGTTTAAGGTTCAGGCCACAGACTCTGGTGTTCCTCCGCTCAGCAGCAACGTGACTGTCAACGTTTTCGTCCTGGATGAGAACGACAACAGTCCCTCGATTCTCGCTCCCTATTCTGAGCACGGCTCCGTTAACAGTGAGAGCATCCCCTATTCTGCTGAAGCGGGATACTTTGTGGCAAAGATCAGGGCTGTAGACGCAGACTCTGGATACAACGCGCTGCTCTCTTATCACCTGTCGGAGCCCAAAGGGAACAACCTGTTCCGGATCGGAACCAGCACCGGAGAAATCCGGACTAAGAGGAGGATGAGtgacaatgacctgaaaagtCACCCGTTGGTGGTGCTGGTTTCTGATAACGGAGAACCCTCCCTGTCAGCTACTGTGTCTAttgatgtggtggtggttgaaAGCACAGCTGACATCCAGACTCCGTTCAGACATGTTCCGATAAAGGAGGAGAGCTTCTCTGATTTGAACCTGTACCTCCTGATCTCCATTGTGTCGGTGTCGCTCATCTTTCTGCTGAGCCTCATCACTTTAATAGCTGTCAAATGTCACAGGACAGACGGCACTTTCAGCAGGTACAGCGCCCCGATGATCACTACCCACCCTGACGGGAGCTGGTCTTACTCGAAAGCTACTCAGCAGTATGACGTGTGTTTCAGCTCAGACACGCTCAAGAGTGACGTAGTGGTTTTCCCCGCCCCGTTTCCGCCTGTAGACGCGGAGCTGATCAGTATAAACGGAGGAGACACTTTTACCAGGACTCAGACTTTACCTAACAAAGACAAGGTAAGCTAA
- the LOC113160847 gene encoding protocadherin alpha-2-like: protein MANGECVWIHVVALLCLCDWSASQLSYSITEEVNKGTVVGNIAKDLNINVQELETRDLRIVSSYNKKYFDVNLRTGNLFVNERIDREELCPSTTQCSLRMQAVLSNPMSAHRIEVSVLDINDNSPAFIEQYYWLNISESVSAGERYLLPIAEDADTGINTVKSYKLSQNEHFSLDVQSGGEDGVSAELVLQKALDREKQPVITLILTAVDGGKPARSGTLQINVNVIDANDNPPIFSKSLYKVRVRENTGHGTVVIKLNATDLDEGMNSKILYSLVKRGTIDRSNIFDVNSDTGEITVKGTLDFEDTPAYEVRVQAMDQGTVPRSAHAKVLIEIIDVNDNAPEISVTSLMTPVREDAELGTIVALVTVSDKDGGNNGVTHCKVVGSFPFKLQSNYKNDFSLVVDGPLDRENTPIYNVTITATDEGSPPLSSMKVVTVHVSDVNDNAPLFKEPVINVYLKENSPTGSVIYTITAFDSDLDTNAKLTYTLLESSQRNIPISSVVNINSETGDIVSLQSFNFEELKTFQFKVQATDSGVPPLSSNVTVNVFVLDENDNSPSILAPYSEHGSVNSESIPYSAEAGYFVAKIRAVDADSGYNALLSYHLSEPKGNNLFRIGTSTGEIRTKRRMSDNDLKSHPLVVLVSDNGEPSLSATVSIDVVVVESTADIQTPFRHVPIKEESFSDLNLYLLISIVSVSLIFLLSLITLIAVKCHRTDGTFSRYSAPMITTHPDGSWSYSKATQQYDVCFSSDTLKSDVVVFPAPFPPVDAELISINGGDTFTRTQTLPNKDKVGYNLSRPCAKFNNAIRQI, encoded by the coding sequence ATGGCAAACGGGGAATGTGTCTGGATTCATGTTGTTGCactgctttgtctgtgtgactgGTCTGCGTCGCAGTTGTCTTACTCCATAACCGAGGAGGTGAACAAAGGCACCGTCGTGGGGAATATCGCAAAGGATTTAAACATCAATGTACAGGAACTAGAAACCAGGGATCTCCGTATTGTTTCGAGTTacaataagaaatattttgacGTGAATTTACGGACTGGGAACCTCTTTGTTAATGAGAgaatagacagagaggagctttgTCCGAGTACGACACAATGCTCCCTGAGAATGCAGGCTGTTCTAAGTAATCCAATGAGTGCACACCGAATAGAGGTCAGTGTTTTAGATATAAATGATAACTCACCAGCATTCATAGAACAATATTACTGGTTAAACATCTCCGAATCAGTATCAGCTGGGGAGCGGTATCTCCTCCCAATAGCTGAAGATGCAGACACAGGAATTAACACAGTCAAAAGCTACAAACTGAGTCAAAACGAACATTTCTCGCTCGATGTGCAGAGCGGTGGAGAAGACGGTGTGTCTGCTGAGTTAGTGCTACAGAAAGCTTTAGACCGAGAGAAACAACCAGTAATTACACTTATCCTGACTGCTGTGGATGGAGGAAAACCTGCCAGATCGGGTACACTgcagataaatgtaaatgtaatcgATGCAAATGATAATCCACCAATATTTAGCAAATCCCTTTATAAGGTGCGTGTACGTGAAAATACTGGACATGGAACAGTggtaataaaattaaatgcaaCAGATTTAGACGAAGGTATGAACAGTAAGATCTTGTATTCCTTGGTCAAACGAGGCACTATTGATCGGTCAAATATTTTTGATGTAAATTCAGACACGGGAGAAATCACAGTGAAGGGAACATTAGATTTTGAAGACACTCCTGCTTACGAAGTCAGAGTTCAAGCAATGGACCAAGGAACTGTTCCTCGTAGTGCACATGCTAAAGTACTCATAGAGATAATTGATGTTAATGACAATGCCCCAGAAATATCAGTGACCTCACTCATGACTCCTGTCAGAGAGGATGCAGAACTAGGGACAATAGTCGCTTTGGTTACAGTCAGTGATAAAGATGGAGGAAACAATGGTGTCACTCACTGTAAGGTAGTTGGATCTTTTCCTTTCAAGCTACAGTCCAACTACAAAAATGACTTTTCGTTAGTAGTAGATGGACCactggacagagaaaacactcCTATTTATAACGTCACTATTACAGCCACAGATGAAGGAAGTCCACCACTTTCTAGTATGAAGGTCGTTACTGTTCATGTGTCAGATGTTAATGACAACGCGCCTCTATTTAAAGAGCCTGTGATTAATGTTTATCTTAAAGAGAATAGTCCAACAGGCTCCGTTATTTATACGATTACAGCTTTTGACTCTGATCTAGATACTAATGCAAAACTGACTTATACACTGTTAGAAAGTTCTCAAAGAAATATCCCGATTTCATCTGTTGTGAACATCAACTCAGAGACAGGAGATATAGTCAGTTTACAGTCTTTTAACTTTGAGGAGTTGAAGACGTTTCAGTTTAAGGTTCAGGCCACAGACTCTGGTGTTCCTCCGCTCAGCAGCAACGTGACTGTCAACGTTTTCGTCCTGGATGAGAACGACAACAGTCCCTCGATTCTCGCTCCCTATTCTGAGCACGGCTCCGTTAACAGTGAGAGCATCCCCTATTCTGCTGAAGCGGGATACTTTGTGGCAAAGATCAGGGCTGTAGACGCAGACTCTGGATACAACGCGCTGCTCTCTTATCACCTGTCGGAGCCCAAAGGGAACAACCTGTTCCGGATCGGAACCAGCACCGGAGAAATCCGGACTAAGAGGAGGATGAGtgacaatgacctgaaaagtCACCCGTTGGTGGTGCTGGTTTCTGATAACGGAGAACCCTCCCTGTCAGCTACTGTGTCTAttgatgtggtggtggttgaaAGCACAGCTGACATCCAGACTCCGTTCAGACATGTTCCGATAAAGGAGGAGAGCTTCTCTGATTTGAACCTATACCTGCTGATCTCCATTGTGTCGGTGTCGCTCATCTTTCTGCTGAGCCTCATCACTTTAATAGCTGTCAAATGTCACAGGACAGACGGCACTTTCAGCAGGTACAGCGCTCCGATGATCACCACCCACCCCGACGGGAGCTGGTCTTACTCGAAAGCTACTCAGCAGTATGAcgtgtgtttcagttcagacacGCTCAAGAGTGACGTAGTGGTTTTCCCGGCCCCGTTTCCGCCTGTAGACGCGGAGCTGATCAGTATAAACGGAGGAGACACTTTTACCAGGACTCAGACTTTACCTAACAAAGACAAGGTAGGCTACAATTTGTCTCGACCGTGTGCAAAGTTCAACAATGCTATCAGACAAATATGA